In Sulfitobacter sp. OXR-159, one DNA window encodes the following:
- a CDS encoding exo-alpha-sialidase, whose amino-acid sequence MLYAALADDGLWRSKDAGESWEFVMDRPYLDGAEREVLTLVSVGNPTGMGGIWLYAGTDAGLTRVPDCFCRWQDVTAGDAMDALAAGKTPPPAKPLPEGLPITHLALSPKAPERLYAGLATGLWTSTDAGVNWTRAAPGRIDALAVDPADPKNLAAVRDGILSVSRDGGLTFDPINIPHGDQT is encoded by the coding sequence ATGCTCTATGCCGCCCTTGCGGATGACGGGCTTTGGCGCAGCAAAGACGCGGGCGAAAGCTGGGAATTCGTCATGGACCGGCCTTATCTCGATGGGGCCGAACGCGAGGTGTTGACGCTCGTCTCTGTGGGCAATCCGACTGGCATGGGCGGCATCTGGCTCTATGCTGGGACCGACGCCGGGCTGACCCGCGTGCCGGATTGCTTTTGCCGGTGGCAGGATGTGACCGCGGGCGATGCGATGGATGCGCTGGCTGCGGGTAAAACGCCGCCACCTGCCAAACCTCTGCCCGAAGGCCTGCCGATCACCCATTTGGCACTCTCCCCCAAAGCGCCTGAACGGCTCTACGCTGGCCTGGCGACTGGCCTTTGGACCTCGACAGACGCAGGCGTGAATTGGACGCGTGCCGCGCCGGGAAGGATCGACGCGCTGGCTGTCGATCCTGCCGACCCTAAAAACCTTGCCGCCGTTCGCGACGGCATTCTTTCGGTCAGCCGCGATGGCGGCCTGACCTTTGACCCCATCAATATCCCTCACGGAGACCAGACATGA
- a CDS encoding DUF411 domain-containing protein codes for MNSKFTLGAAAALTAAGIIGFATFGMAENDKSAPTDNVASTVPADRQMTIWRDPSCGCCDAYADYAEENGYHVTRIDDRDFDKRSVEVGVPEQGLGCHLAEVDGYYVSGLVPVEIIQRLTSERPEVTGITLPGMPQNAPGMAGKSGTLKTYAFGEDGVAVYSNE; via the coding sequence ATGAACAGCAAATTCACCCTCGGCGCGGCCGCGGCCCTGACCGCCGCCGGTATCATCGGTTTTGCCACCTTCGGCATGGCGGAAAACGACAAATCGGCGCCCACCGACAATGTGGCAAGCACCGTCCCGGCAGATCGCCAAATGACCATCTGGCGCGACCCGTCCTGTGGCTGCTGCGATGCCTATGCCGACTATGCCGAAGAGAACGGCTATCACGTGACCCGCATCGACGACCGGGATTTTGACAAACGCTCGGTTGAGGTCGGCGTGCCGGAACAGGGGCTGGGGTGCCACCTTGCCGAGGTCGATGGCTATTACGTCAGCGGTCTGGTGCCTGTTGAGATTATCCAGCGTCTGACATCCGAGCGCCCCGAGGTCACCGGTATCACGCTGCCCGGTATGCCCCAAAACGCGCCCGGCATGGCAGGCAAGAGCGGCACGCTCAAAACCTATGCTTTCGGTGAGGACGGCGTGGCCGTGTATTCAAATGAATGA
- a CDS encoding cytochrome c — protein sequence MNRLGLTAMIGIAGAAAVAVWAGGKEDSPPALAVLGVPVDAEMIEIGAGLYAENCASCHGADLEGQPDWRRRLDNGRMPAPPHDETGHTWHHADQQLFDITKNGLASVVPGYESDMPVFDGILSEAEITAILGYIKSTWPERERGFQAEVTAKDEGGT from the coding sequence ATGAACCGGTTGGGTCTGACAGCCATGATCGGCATCGCGGGCGCGGCGGCGGTCGCAGTTTGGGCCGGGGGGAAGGAGGACAGCCCCCCGGCGCTCGCCGTGCTCGGCGTGCCCGTGGATGCAGAGATGATCGAGATTGGCGCGGGGCTCTATGCGGAGAACTGCGCCTCTTGCCACGGCGCCGATCTCGAAGGCCAGCCGGACTGGCGCAGGCGGCTCGATAATGGCCGCATGCCTGCGCCGCCACATGATGAAACGGGCCATACGTGGCACCATGCGGATCAGCAGCTTTTCGATATTACCAAGAACGGTCTGGCTTCGGTCGTCCCCGGCTATGAGAGTGACATGCCGGTGTTCGACGGTATCCTGAGCGAGGCCGAAATCACGGCAATCCTTGGCTACATCAAAAGCACCTGGCCCGAGCGGGAGCGCGGCTTTCAGGCTGAAGTCACCGCTAAGGATGAGGGCGGAACATGA
- a CDS encoding DsbE family thiol:disulfide interchange protein, with product MSKDRQPVRKPRWSLFIAALPAMVFGAIAAAFLWGLFNNDDGLPSTMIGRDIPAFNLPPIEGRGKGLSAADLRGEVSLVNVWASWCVPCRVEMPLLVELAQTDSVPIHGINLKDKPAAARRFLAELGDPYDRIGADSSGRTAIDWGVYGVPETFVIDAKGRIAYKHVGPFNRRSLEEDILPVVRRLQQEQNA from the coding sequence ATGAGCAAGGACAGACAGCCTGTCCGCAAACCACGGTGGTCGCTGTTCATCGCAGCTCTGCCTGCGATGGTCTTTGGGGCCATCGCGGCGGCGTTCCTCTGGGGTCTGTTCAACAACGACGATGGCCTGCCCAGCACGATGATCGGCCGGGACATTCCCGCGTTTAACCTGCCGCCCATCGAAGGGCGCGGGAAGGGGCTATCGGCGGCTGATCTGCGCGGCGAAGTGTCCCTCGTGAATGTCTGGGCTTCGTGGTGCGTGCCTTGTCGGGTTGAGATGCCACTACTGGTGGAACTGGCCCAAACCGACAGCGTGCCGATCCACGGCATCAACCTCAAAGACAAGCCCGCCGCCGCCCGCAGGTTCCTTGCGGAACTCGGCGATCCTTATGACCGGATCGGTGCCGACAGCTCTGGCCGGACTGCGATTGACTGGGGCGTTTACGGCGTGCCGGAAACCTTTGTGATCGATGCCAAAGGGCGCATCGCTTACAAACATGTTGGCCCGTTCAATCGACGTTCGCTGGAGGAAGATATCCTTCCCGTGGTGCGGCGTTTGCAACAGGAGCAGAACGCATGA
- a CDS encoding TlpA family protein disulfide reductase, translated as MKRRGFLSGALALGASPVAARTVMAEHQKPLPMLSPPITDGAGRSLTLADFSGRTVLLNIWATWCPPCRHEMPTLDRLQARLGGAEFHVLALSIDKGGFDIVRDFYAEIGITHLDLYLADQLRAMMAFGVVGLPTTLLVNPQGHEVARKVGPAAWDSPAAISQIQRVITKG; from the coding sequence ATGAAGCGGCGTGGGTTTCTGAGCGGCGCATTGGCGCTTGGGGCTTCGCCAGTCGCGGCGCGCACCGTGATGGCGGAACATCAAAAGCCCCTGCCAATGCTGTCGCCGCCCATCACGGATGGGGCAGGGCGGAGCCTAACTTTGGCGGACTTTAGTGGCCGGACGGTGTTGCTCAATATCTGGGCGACGTGGTGCCCTCCCTGCCGTCATGAAATGCCCACCCTTGATCGGCTTCAGGCGCGATTGGGTGGGGCGGAGTTTCACGTTCTCGCACTCTCAATCGACAAGGGCGGGTTCGACATTGTGCGCGATTTCTATGCCGAGATCGGCATCACGCATCTCGATCTTTATCTGGCGGACCAGTTACGGGCGATGATGGCTTTCGGCGTTGTCGGCCTGCCCACGACACTGCTGGTCAACCCCCAAGGCCACGAGGTCGCTCGCAAGGTCGGCCCCGCCGCTTGGGACAGCCCGGCGGCCATTTCCCAAATCCAACGCGTCATTACAAAAGGATGA
- a CDS encoding SCO family protein yields MTKITPTHSRLRIVLWTAAIAAAVALAGFAMMRPGHIPSHQPVYRGDADIRSEFTLINHDGQPVTQEAYKGRWQLVFFGFTHCPDICPTTLAYMGSVLDQLGSDASQVAPLFVTVDPERDTPEVLEDYVANFHPQLIGLTGNKAQVAATAEAFKVYHERLSNEDAPDGYIMAHAGHIYLMAPDGRFDAVFLESAQPAEEMAEQISMRIAKNKRNQ; encoded by the coding sequence ATGACAAAGATCACCCCGACCCACAGTCGGCTTCGCATTGTCCTTTGGACCGCCGCGATCGCCGCCGCCGTTGCCCTTGCAGGTTTCGCAATGATGCGGCCCGGACATATCCCCTCCCATCAGCCCGTCTATCGCGGCGACGCGGATATTCGCTCTGAATTTACTTTGATCAACCACGACGGGCAGCCCGTCACGCAGGAAGCTTACAAAGGTCGCTGGCAGCTTGTATTCTTCGGCTTCACCCATTGCCCTGACATCTGTCCCACTACCTTGGCCTATATGGGCAGCGTGCTTGATCAGCTTGGGTCGGACGCAAGCCAAGTTGCCCCGTTGTTTGTGACCGTGGACCCAGAGCGTGACACGCCTGAGGTTCTCGAAGACTATGTTGCCAACTTTCATCCTCAGTTGATCGGACTGACGGGGAACAAAGCGCAGGTGGCTGCGACGGCGGAGGCTTTTAAGGTCTACCATGAGAGGCTCTCGAACGAGGATGCCCCGGACGGCTACATCATGGCCCATGCGGGCCACATTTACCTGATGGCTCCGGATGGTCGGTTCGATGCTGTCTTTCTTGAAAGCGCGCAACCTGCCGAGGAAATGGCCGAACAGATTTCCATGCGCATCGCAAAAAATAAGAGAAACCAATGA
- a CDS encoding cytochrome c biogenesis CcdA family protein: MFDVSSLGVIAALLAGTISFVSPCVLPLVPGYVSYIAGHTGVTGAERSRSNAVWLSFCFVLGFSTIFMALGASATALGQSLFRWRFELNLIGGAVVILFGLFMLGAARIQTMERDLRFNLDLPGGQPVAAYVLGLAFGFGWTPCIGPILGAILTASAASATVSEGVWLLAIYSAGLGVPFLIVAAFTDQVAARLRTIGAVGRRLHQVAGAVMVLMGIAMMTGQLSAFSWWLLEAFPVLGTIG; this comes from the coding sequence GTGTTTGATGTCTCCTCCCTCGGGGTGATCGCTGCCTTGCTGGCCGGAACGATCTCCTTTGTTTCGCCCTGTGTCTTGCCTCTGGTGCCGGGCTACGTCTCCTATATCGCTGGGCACACCGGTGTCACGGGCGCGGAGCGCAGCCGTAGCAATGCGGTTTGGCTGAGCTTCTGCTTCGTGTTGGGGTTTTCAACGATTTTCATGGCGCTCGGTGCATCGGCCACAGCATTAGGACAGTCACTTTTCCGCTGGCGGTTCGAGCTGAACCTGATCGGGGGCGCGGTCGTGATCCTGTTTGGGTTGTTCATGCTGGGGGCCGCGCGCATTCAAACAATGGAACGTGACCTGCGGTTCAATCTCGACCTTCCCGGCGGGCAGCCGGTGGCGGCCTATGTGCTGGGTCTCGCCTTCGGCTTTGGTTGGACCCCCTGCATCGGACCGATCCTCGGCGCAATCCTAACGGCGAGTGCGGCAAGCGCCACGGTATCGGAAGGCGTTTGGCTGTTGGCGATCTATTCGGCTGGTCTTGGCGTGCCGTTTCTGATCGTGGCCGCCTTTACCGATCAGGTTGCAGCCCGCTTGCGGACGATTGGTGCGGTCGGGCGGCGTCTCCATCAGGTTGCGGGCGCGGTCATGGTCCTCATGGGGATCGCGATGATGACGGGCCAGCTCAGTGCCTTCTCTTGGTGGCTGTTAGAAGCTTTTCCGGTTCTGGGGACAATCGGGTAA
- a CDS encoding NAD-dependent epimerase/dehydratase family protein — METSDKPVVLVTGSSGYLGAAVVKRLHEKYRVVGLDRNSPPHPPHQAECICFDITDQDSVDKALARLRLAYGDRIAACIHLAAFFDLSGEDDPAYDAVTVEGSKRLLKGLQDFDLEQFIFTSTMLAHAPTTPGEPIDEDAPFDPKLPYRASKIRTEAMLSEEKGDEKLVLMRPAGIYDDEGHSTFLAHQISRIYEKRLSGKVYPGDLSRGQAFLHLDDLLDAIERIVDRRHSLPDVFPVLLGEAKPVPFGDLQRLIGRELHGEDWVTWNVPPAVAKLGAWAENRIFGEDAFIRAWMVDISSDHYELDLSQAEEHLGWTAEHSLRQDTPHMLQKLKDDPYHWYEENGLNAARVSAAKVEQAAEEAAAEAKDESAAEQQSAVREHDKHMRMMHFQMLWVHWLVAALGLWLATAPSVFGTFDQTEFSAAVQRVTEDRGLWAASLRSWLTAWNNVFTGLAITALALISMKPGNGWAQWANAALGVWLLAAPLVFWTPDPAVYANDTLIGALVIALTILIPMMPGMSREGMMDGGDIPPGWTYCPSTYVQRLPIIALGVVGFLLSRILSAYQLGHVEGIWEPFFSSPSGLNGSEYIVTSDVSKAWPVADGGLGAMSYMFEILMGVMGSRLRWRTMPWMVALFGIVVGPLGVISIYFIIIQPIAIGTYCTICLLAAAAMLIMIPFSLDEIVAMVQFMVWNTRRGRPFWRAFFRGDALPGSSKGGTMSFDAPPREVARQSARGVTVPWTLGVSAAIGLFLMLSRAIFGNAMPLAGSDHLVGALVLTTAVIAWAEVARPIRFLNIGFGLWLIGAPWFLDGGTISGSMIGVLSGSALVALSLPRGKRSAEHYGSWDRYII; from the coding sequence ATGGAGACGTCTGACAAGCCAGTCGTCCTCGTAACGGGGTCAAGCGGCTATCTCGGCGCGGCGGTCGTCAAGCGGTTGCACGAGAAATACCGCGTTGTCGGGCTCGACCGTAACTCGCCCCCGCATCCGCCGCATCAGGCTGAATGCATCTGTTTCGACATCACGGACCAAGACAGCGTCGACAAAGCCTTGGCCCGGCTGCGCTTGGCCTACGGCGACCGCATCGCTGCCTGCATCCATCTTGCGGCGTTCTTTGATCTGAGCGGGGAGGACGATCCGGCCTATGACGCGGTGACGGTGGAGGGAAGTAAGCGGCTGCTGAAAGGGCTGCAGGACTTCGATTTGGAGCAATTCATTTTCACTTCCACCATGCTGGCGCATGCGCCCACCACGCCCGGCGAGCCGATAGACGAAGACGCGCCCTTCGACCCTAAGCTGCCCTACCGCGCCTCGAAAATCCGCACCGAGGCGATGTTGAGCGAGGAAAAGGGCGATGAGAAACTCGTCCTCATGCGCCCCGCTGGCATCTATGATGACGAGGGGCATTCGACCTTTCTCGCCCACCAAATATCCCGCATCTACGAAAAACGTCTGAGCGGTAAAGTCTATCCCGGTGACTTGTCCCGCGGTCAGGCGTTTTTACATCTCGACGATCTGCTCGACGCCATCGAACGCATCGTCGACCGCCGCCACTCCCTGCCGGATGTCTTCCCCGTGCTGCTGGGTGAGGCTAAGCCGGTCCCCTTTGGCGACCTGCAGCGGTTAATCGGGCGTGAGTTGCATGGCGAAGATTGGGTGACGTGGAACGTCCCGCCTGCGGTCGCGAAACTGGGGGCATGGGCGGAGAACCGCATTTTTGGCGAAGACGCGTTCATCCGCGCTTGGATGGTCGATATCTCCAGCGATCACTACGAACTCGATCTGTCGCAGGCCGAGGAACATCTGGGCTGGACCGCAGAGCACAGCCTGCGCCAAGACACGCCGCATATGCTGCAAAAGCTGAAAGACGATCCGTATCACTGGTATGAGGAAAACGGCCTGAACGCCGCACGGGTCTCTGCGGCCAAGGTGGAGCAGGCAGCAGAAGAGGCCGCTGCCGAGGCGAAAGACGAGAGTGCCGCCGAACAGCAAAGCGCTGTGCGCGAACATGATAAACACATGCGCATGATGCATTTCCAAATGCTCTGGGTGCATTGGCTGGTCGCGGCATTGGGCCTCTGGCTCGCCACCGCGCCCTCGGTCTTCGGCACATTTGACCAAACCGAGTTTAGCGCTGCCGTGCAGCGCGTGACCGAAGACCGGGGGCTTTGGGCAGCGTCACTGCGCAGTTGGCTGACGGCGTGGAACAACGTGTTTACAGGGCTGGCCATCACCGCGCTGGCCCTCATCTCGATGAAGCCCGGCAATGGTTGGGCACAATGGGCGAACGCGGCGCTTGGAGTTTGGCTGCTCGCCGCGCCCTTGGTGTTCTGGACGCCGGACCCGGCGGTCTATGCGAATGACACGCTGATCGGCGCGTTGGTGATCGCATTGACGATCCTGATCCCGATGATGCCCGGCATGTCACGAGAGGGCATGATGGACGGCGGGGACATCCCGCCGGGGTGGACCTATTGCCCCTCAACCTATGTCCAGCGTCTGCCAATTATCGCGCTCGGAGTGGTTGGTTTCCTGCTGTCGCGCATTCTCTCGGCCTATCAGCTGGGTCATGTTGAAGGGATTTGGGAGCCGTTCTTTTCCTCGCCGTCGGGCCTCAACGGCAGCGAATATATCGTCACGTCGGATGTCTCAAAAGCATGGCCCGTCGCCGACGGCGGCTTGGGCGCGATGAGCTATATGTTTGAGATCCTCATGGGCGTTATGGGCAGCCGCCTGCGCTGGCGCACGATGCCGTGGATGGTGGCGCTTTTTGGCATCGTGGTGGGGCCACTGGGGGTGATAAGTATCTATTTCATCATCATCCAGCCCATCGCAATTGGCACCTATTGCACGATCTGTCTGCTCGCCGCAGCGGCGATGCTGATCATGATCCCGTTCTCCTTGGATGAGATCGTAGCGATGGTTCAGTTCATGGTCTGGAACACCCGCCGCGGCCGCCCATTCTGGCGGGCGTTTTTCCGGGGCGATGCGCTGCCGGGGTCGAGCAAGGGCGGCACCATGAGCTTCGACGCGCCGCCGCGCGAGGTTGCCCGGCAAAGTGCGCGGGGTGTCACCGTGCCTTGGACCCTGGGGGTGAGCGCCGCCATCGGTCTGTTCCTGATGCTGTCGCGCGCGATTTTTGGCAATGCCATGCCGCTGGCGGGCAGTGATCACTTGGTTGGCGCACTGGTCCTGACGACTGCTGTTATCGCTTGGGCCGAAGTGGCGCGCCCGATACGATTCCTGAACATTGGCTTTGGATTATGGCTGATCGGAGCGCCTTGGTTTTTGGACGGCGGCACCATCTCGGGCAGTATGATCGGGGTGCTCTCCGGTAGCGCTTTGGTAGCGCTCAGCTTACCGCGTGGGAAGCGTAGTGCGGAACACTATGGCAGTTGGGACCGCTATATCATTTGA
- a CDS encoding IS1182 family transposase yields the protein MMGPKQEAQAALFYEFSLEDHVPQDHLLRSIDRFVDLSDIRQYLAEFYTHTGRPSIDPELLIRMLLVGYCFGIRSERRLCEEVHLNLAYRWFCRLDLSDPIPNHSTFSKNRHGRFRESKLLRHLFEKTVARCIADGLVSGQRLAADASLIEADANKQNSTPKEDWDRSAIDPKDAPRAVKEYLNVLDDAAFGAASEVEPKFTSHSDPASQWTAARKGPAFFSYSTNYLIDTDHSVIVDVEGTRSIRQAEVGSVRTMLDRIKDRHDIDPERLIADTAYGSGPMLGWLVDRNIKPHIPVLDKAGRTDGTWSRADFEWDPENNQYICPEGQPLKQFRRNYSDSNRGPTGKGVAKYQALKHTCQACPSKMKCCPKADARKITREEHEDARQAARDIAKTKQYAISMRLRKKVETLFAHLKRILGLGRLRLRGPCGANDEFLLAATAQNLRKLAKIFPAPQQTRKA from the coding sequence ATGATGGGACCGAAGCAAGAAGCTCAGGCTGCGTTGTTTTACGAATTCTCTCTGGAAGACCATGTCCCGCAAGATCACCTGTTGCGGTCGATTGATCGGTTCGTTGATCTGAGCGACATTAGACAGTATTTGGCCGAGTTCTACACCCACACGGGCCGCCCTTCGATTGATCCTGAGCTGCTGATCCGGATGCTTTTGGTAGGCTATTGCTTTGGCATCAGGTCAGAGCGCCGATTGTGCGAAGAGGTCCATTTGAACTTGGCGTATCGCTGGTTCTGCCGCCTCGATCTGTCTGATCCTATCCCAAACCATTCGACGTTCTCCAAGAACCGGCACGGGCGCTTTCGGGAAAGCAAACTTCTGCGCCACCTGTTCGAGAAGACCGTTGCACGGTGTATCGCTGATGGCTTGGTGAGCGGGCAACGCCTTGCGGCAGATGCCAGCCTGATTGAGGCTGATGCGAACAAACAGAACTCTACACCGAAGGAAGATTGGGACCGCAGTGCCATCGATCCAAAAGATGCGCCGCGTGCGGTTAAGGAATATCTCAACGTCTTGGACGACGCGGCTTTTGGTGCAGCATCTGAGGTTGAACCCAAGTTTACGTCCCATTCTGATCCCGCAAGCCAGTGGACCGCAGCCCGGAAAGGCCCCGCATTCTTCAGCTATTCTACCAATTATCTGATTGATACCGACCACAGCGTCATCGTGGACGTTGAGGGAACGCGGTCGATCCGGCAGGCAGAGGTCGGGTCAGTGCGCACCATGTTGGATCGCATCAAAGACCGGCACGACATTGATCCAGAAAGACTGATCGCAGACACTGCTTATGGATCAGGGCCGATGTTGGGATGGCTGGTTGATCGTAACATCAAACCCCACATTCCAGTGCTGGATAAAGCTGGACGGACTGACGGCACCTGGTCTCGCGCCGACTTTGAATGGGACCCTGAGAACAACCAATACATCTGCCCGGAAGGACAGCCGCTCAAGCAATTCCGCCGCAACTACTCAGATTCAAACCGTGGTCCCACCGGCAAAGGCGTCGCCAAGTATCAGGCTTTGAAACACACCTGTCAGGCCTGCCCATCGAAGATGAAGTGCTGTCCGAAAGCCGATGCACGCAAGATCACCCGCGAAGAACACGAAGATGCCCGGCAGGCCGCCCGTGATATTGCCAAGACCAAGCAGTATGCGATCTCGATGCGGTTGCGAAAGAAAGTCGAGACGCTCTTCGCGCACCTCAAACGCATCCTTGGCTTGGGGCGGCTCCGATTACGTGGTCCATGCGGCGCAAATGATGAATTCCTGCTCGCCGCAACCGCCCAAAACCTCCGGAAACTTGCTAAGATCTTTCCTGCGCCGCAGCAAACGCGCAAAGCCTGA
- a CDS encoding MauE/DoxX family redox-associated membrane protein has product MPCDTRDVADVTADPAASATGKTAVLYRMALPNHLCPSGQKARWLLERKGYEVDDRLFRARSEVDAFKAQYDVPTTPQVWIEGKRIGGYDALRQELTGYDPALTTYNPVIYLFAVAAATALALSIGFLGAITWQTLGWFISVSMILLGMQKLRDIESFTTMFLNYDLLARKWVPYAYVYPWVETGAGVLMTGMLLTSIAAPAALFIATVGAVSVFKAVYIDKRELKCACVGGNSNVPLGFVSLSENLMMMGMAIVMLAKMFT; this is encoded by the coding sequence ATGCCATGTGACACCCGAGATGTCGCAGACGTAACAGCTGACCCAGCCGCATCCGCGACAGGGAAAACCGCCGTGCTCTACCGCATGGCCCTGCCAAACCACCTGTGCCCGTCAGGGCAGAAGGCGCGATGGCTTTTGGAGCGCAAGGGCTACGAGGTCGATGACCGCCTGTTCCGCGCGCGGTCCGAAGTCGACGCGTTCAAGGCGCAATACGATGTTCCCACGACCCCTCAAGTCTGGATCGAAGGGAAGCGCATTGGCGGCTATGACGCCCTGCGCCAAGAACTTACCGGCTACGACCCTGCGTTGACCACCTACAATCCCGTGATCTATCTCTTTGCCGTAGCCGCCGCGACAGCGCTTGCTCTGTCCATCGGCTTTCTCGGCGCGATCACGTGGCAGACGCTCGGTTGGTTCATTTCGGTCTCGATGATCCTACTGGGGATGCAGAAGCTGCGTGATATTGAAAGCTTCACTACGATGTTCCTCAACTACGACCTGCTGGCACGCAAATGGGTGCCATATGCCTACGTTTATCCATGGGTTGAAACCGGGGCGGGCGTGTTGATGACCGGGATGTTGCTAACCTCAATTGCCGCCCCAGCCGCTCTCTTCATAGCCACGGTTGGCGCAGTAAGCGTGTTCAAGGCCGTCTACATCGACAAGCGCGAGTTGAAATGCGCCTGCGTTGGCGGCAATTCGAACGTGCCTCTCGGATTTGTGAGCCTGTCCGAAAATCTGATGATGATGGGCATGGCCATCGTGATGTTGGCCAAGATGTTTACCTGA
- a CDS encoding DUF305 domain-containing protein, with the protein MDSKNNHDDSTSSGYGRFFAMIGTSTVVMYGLMYLNTYALDHVFFSQTRMWMALYMGGIMAIIMLAFMLGMYSNRKTNFAIFTGAAIAFAAGVYLVRSQDTVGDTAWMKAMIPHHSIAILTSERANLSDPRVRELADAIIKAQRSEIEEMKLYIEDIEANGDAAPGTPRTKP; encoded by the coding sequence ATGGATTCAAAGAATAATCACGACGATAGCACAAGCAGTGGCTATGGCCGGTTCTTTGCGATGATCGGCACCTCGACGGTCGTAATGTATGGCCTGATGTATCTTAACACTTATGCCCTTGACCATGTCTTCTTCTCGCAGACGCGAATGTGGATGGCGCTCTATATGGGCGGGATAATGGCAATCATCATGCTCGCCTTCATGCTCGGCATGTATTCCAATCGAAAGACGAATTTTGCAATCTTCACTGGGGCTGCCATCGCCTTTGCGGCTGGCGTCTACTTGGTCCGGTCGCAAGATACGGTAGGCGACACCGCGTGGATGAAAGCCATGATCCCGCACCATTCAATCGCGATCCTGACCAGCGAACGCGCAAACCTGTCCGATCCGCGCGTGCGCGAGTTGGCCGACGCGATCATCAAGGCACAGCGCAGCGAGATCGAAGAGATGAAGCTTTATATCGAAGACATCGAAGCCAACGGGGATGCAGCGCCTGGCACGCCCCGCACCAAACCCTAA
- a CDS encoding metal-sensitive transcriptional regulator, giving the protein MKANKEKTLDRLSRLEGQVRGIAKMVEADRYCMDILAQTAAIRSAVLGVEKLVLDNHAQHCVEAAIASGDPEEQRAKFEELIGLLQKASK; this is encoded by the coding sequence ATGAAGGCTAACAAGGAAAAGACGCTGGACCGCCTATCAAGGCTCGAAGGGCAAGTGCGCGGCATCGCTAAAATGGTGGAGGCCGACCGCTACTGCATGGACATCTTAGCACAGACTGCGGCCATCCGATCCGCCGTTCTGGGGGTCGAAAAGCTTGTGCTGGATAACCACGCCCAACATTGCGTCGAGGCTGCGATTGCCAGCGGCGACCCGGAAGAACAACGCGCCAAGTTTGAAGAGTTGATTGGTCTTTTGCAAAAGGCGTCGAAGTAG